The stretch of DNA ATGGATAATGATTTGGAAGTGATTCCCGTCATCAATAAAATCGACCTTCCCAAAGCCGATGTGGAAGGTACTGAACACGATATTATCGAAAATATTGGTATTGGATCGGAACATATTTTTAGAGTAAGTGCCAAAGATGGTACGGGAATCGAAGAACTGATGAAGGGAATTATTGATTATATTCCAGCTCCGGAAGGCGATCCAAGCAAGCCGGCAAAAGCACTGATATTTGATTCTTATTTCGATAAGTATCGTGGTGTAATTGTGCTGATTAGAATGGTAGATGGTGTTTTGAAGCAAGATGATCAGATCAAACTTTTTTCTACCGAGAAAGAATATTCGATAGAAGAAATTGGCTATTTAAGTTTGAAGCATCAGAAAACAAAACAACTTTCCGCAGGAGATGTTGGATACATAATAGGCAATATCAAAGAAGTTGCCGATGCTCGTGTAGGCGATACTATAACTTCAGCAAAAGGTGGCTGCCAGAAAGCAATGCCTGGTTTTGAAGAACCAAAACCAATGGTTTACAGCGGTGTATTTCCGCTCGATAAAGAAGATCATGAAAACCTGCGTGACAGCTTGGGAAAATTGAAATTGAATGATGCTGCACTTACCTACGAACCAGAAAGTTCTTTGGCTCTCGGTTTCGGTTTTCGTTGTGGTTTTTTGGGAATGCTGCATCTGGAAATTGTAAAAGAACGCCTTTTTAGAGAATATAACGTTCCAATAATAACTACAACTCCAAGTGTACGATTCAACATAAATTTAGCCAATGGAACTCAAAAAGTAATTTACAATCCTGTTGATATGCCAGACCCGGCTGATATTGAAAATATCGAAGAACCATTCATGAATGTGGAAATAATTGTTCCTTCCGATTATTTGGGCAATATCATGAAACTTGTTCAGGAACGTCGCGGAATTCAAAAAGATATCCAATACATCGATGAAAAACGTATGTCTATCCATTATGAAATGCCATTAATTGAGATCATTTTCGATTTTTATGATAAACTTAAATCTGTAAGTCGAGGATATGCTTCATTAGATTATTCCTTCGAAGAATACAGAATTTCAGAAGTTGTAAAGGTTGATATCCTGATAAATGGTGATAAAGTAGACGCTATGTCTTTCATTTGTCATGCAGATAAAGCCTACCAATGGGGAAAAAGTGTGACCGAGAAATTGAAGGATGTAATTCCTAAACATCTTTTCAAGATAG from Candidatus Cloacimonadota bacterium encodes:
- the lepA gene encoding translation elongation factor 4 is translated as MNRELIRNFCIIAHIDHGKSTLADRLLEFTNVVDKNMKVAQILDDMDLERERGITIKSHAIRMEYNNDGKKYVLNLIDTPGHVDFSYEVSRSLASCDGALLLVDASQGIEAQTMSNLYLAMDNDLEVIPVINKIDLPKADVEGTEHDIIENIGIGSEHIFRVSAKDGTGIEELMKGIIDYIPAPEGDPSKPAKALIFDSYFDKYRGVIVLIRMVDGVLKQDDQIKLFSTEKEYSIEEIGYLSLKHQKTKQLSAGDVGYIIGNIKEVADARVGDTITSAKGGCQKAMPGFEEPKPMVYSGVFPLDKEDHENLRDSLGKLKLNDAALTYEPESSLALGFGFRCGFLGMLHLEIVKERLFREYNVPIITTTPSVRFNINLANGTQKVIYNPVDMPDPADIENIEEPFMNVEIIVPSDYLGNIMKLVQERRGIQKDIQYIDEKRMSIHYEMPLIEIIFDFYDKLKSVSRGYASLDYSFEEYRISEVVKVDILINGDKVDAMSFICHADKAYQWGKSVTEKLKDVIPKHLFKIALQASIGSKILARSTITAMRKNVTAKCYGGDITRKRKLLEKQKEGKKRMKEVGNVNVPQEAFLEVLKADRS